In a single window of the Falco rusticolus isolate bFalRus1 chromosome 13, bFalRus1.pri, whole genome shotgun sequence genome:
- the MSL2 gene encoding E3 ubiquitin-protein ligase MSL2 isoform X2 gives MEEGRRNKFPLLIKLNYVQGNLLQDPIAPTNSTCQHYVCKTCKGKKMMMKPSCSWCKDYEQFEENKQLSILVNCYKKLCEYITQTPLARDIIQAVDCSADLLALLKDGSPLHEETEKSSDTALALCLTHSPVPSTSELTTDPPASFTSIPESTHNIDLRGSVINGLPNCNGLSVDKLGVNIPSPEHANTIDVCSTGEYIKTEDLSSSLQPVCDTVSTSDLCTTGIDICSFSEDIKPGGSLLLSVEEVLRSLETVSNTEVCDSNLQPTLEANMTNGPFLQLSPPPLSHNIFMSTDASPHGISCTAATPKVVKLNRKRSRSESDSEKVQPLPISSIICGPTLGASAPVTVKQENKMSLQPIATVPNGGTTPKISKTVLLSNKSMKKNLEHAPKKSHPKAKPGVLKTKDKAKEKVPSSNVMPGSPTKTVYKKPQEKKGCKCGRATQNPSVLTCRGQRCPCYSNRKACLDCICRGCQNSYMANGEKKLEAFAVPEKALEQTRLTLGINVTSIAVRNASTSTSVINVTGSPVTTFLAASTHDDKSLDEAIDMRYDC, from the exons ATggaagaaggcagaagaaacaaattccCGCTACTAATAAAACTTAATTATGTGCAAG gaaattTGCTACAAGACCCTATTGCTCCTACCAACTCCACATGTCAGCATTATGTCTGCAAAACTTGTAAAGGCAAGAAGATGATGATGAAACCGTCATGTAGCTGGTGCAAGGACTATGAACAGTTTGAGGAGAATAAGCAACTAAGCATCTTAGTGAACTGCTATAAGAAACTCTGCGAATACATAACGCAGACTCCACTGGCACGAGATATTATCCAGGCAGTTGATTGTTCTGCAGATCTTTTGGCTTTGCTTAAAGATGGATCACCACTCcatgaagagacagaaaaatcttcTGATACAGCCTTGGCTTTGTGTTTGACACATTCCCCAGTACCTTCAACCTCAGAACTCACAACTGATCCTCCAGCTAGTTTTACATCAATCCCTGAAAGCACACACAACATTGATCTTAGAGGTTCTGTTATCAACGGGTTGCCCAATTGTAATGGGCTTTCAGTAGATAAACTTGGAGTGAATATTCCTTCTCCTGAACACGCAAACACGATCGATGTCTGCAGCACTGGAGAGTATATAAAAACTGAAGATCTCTCTAGCAGCTTGCAGCCTGTGTGTGACACAGTTTCTACTAGTGACTTGTGTACGACAGGCATTGACATCTGCAGTTTCAGTGAAGATATAAAACCAGGTGGCTCGCTCCTCCTCAGCGTCGAGGAGGTTCTCCGGAGCTTAGAGACCGTTTCAAATACTGAAGTCTGTGATTCTAATTTGCAGCCCACCTTGGAAGCAAACATGACTAACGGccctttcctgcagctttctCCCCCACCTCTTAGCCATAACATTTTCATGTCCACAGATGCTTCTCCTCACGGAATCTCCTGTACAGCGGCGACGCCCAAGGTAgttaaattaaacagaaagcGGTCTCGATCAGAAAGCGACAGCGAGAAGGTGCAACCTCTACCCATTTCCAGCATCATCTGTGGCCCAACACTGGGGGCATCGGCTCCTGTAACagtgaaacaggaaaacaaaatgtctttgcaGCCTATTGCAACTGTACCTAATGGAGGCACTACTCCCAAAATAAGTAAAACTGTGCTCCTGTCtaacaaaagcatgaaaaagaatttaGAACATGCCCCTAAGAAATCTCACCCGAAAGCCAAACCAGGggtgctgaaaacaaaagacaaagcaaaggagaaagttCCTAGCAGTAATGTTATGCCAGGAAGCCCAACAAAAACTGTGTATAAAAAgccacaagaaaagaaagggtgTAAATGTGGTCGTGCCACCCAAAATCCAAGTGTTCTTACATGCCGTGGCCAACGCTGCCCTTGCTATTCTAACCGCAAAGCCTGCCTTGACTGCATATGCCGTGGCTGCCAAAACTCATACATGGCTAATGGGGAGAAGAAGCTGGAGGCATTTGCAGTGCCAGAAAAGGCCTTGGAGCAGACTAGGCTTACTTTGGGCATTAATGTGACAAGCATTGCGGTGCGCAATGCCAGCACAAGCACCAGTGTAATCAATGTGACAGGGTCACCAGTAACTACGTTTTTAGCTGCCAGTACACACGATGATAAAAGTTTGGATGAAGCTATAGACATGAGATACGACTGTTga
- the MSL2 gene encoding E3 ubiquitin-protein ligase MSL2 isoform X1: MNPVNATALYVSASRLVLNYDPGDPQSFTEINKLLPYFRQSLSCCVCGNLLQDPIAPTNSTCQHYVCKTCKGKKMMMKPSCSWCKDYEQFEENKQLSILVNCYKKLCEYITQTPLARDIIQAVDCSADLLALLKDGSPLHEETEKSSDTALALCLTHSPVPSTSELTTDPPASFTSIPESTHNIDLRGSVINGLPNCNGLSVDKLGVNIPSPEHANTIDVCSTGEYIKTEDLSSSLQPVCDTVSTSDLCTTGIDICSFSEDIKPGGSLLLSVEEVLRSLETVSNTEVCDSNLQPTLEANMTNGPFLQLSPPPLSHNIFMSTDASPHGISCTAATPKVVKLNRKRSRSESDSEKVQPLPISSIICGPTLGASAPVTVKQENKMSLQPIATVPNGGTTPKISKTVLLSNKSMKKNLEHAPKKSHPKAKPGVLKTKDKAKEKVPSSNVMPGSPTKTVYKKPQEKKGCKCGRATQNPSVLTCRGQRCPCYSNRKACLDCICRGCQNSYMANGEKKLEAFAVPEKALEQTRLTLGINVTSIAVRNASTSTSVINVTGSPVTTFLAASTHDDKSLDEAIDMRYDC, encoded by the exons ATGAACCCGGTGAATGCCACTGCTCTCTACGTTTCAGCGAGCCGCCTGGTGCTCAACTACGACCCTGGGGATCCCCAGTCCTTTACCGAGATTAACAAGCTCCTGCCCTACTTCAGGCAGTCCCTCTCCTGCTGCGTTTGCG gaaattTGCTACAAGACCCTATTGCTCCTACCAACTCCACATGTCAGCATTATGTCTGCAAAACTTGTAAAGGCAAGAAGATGATGATGAAACCGTCATGTAGCTGGTGCAAGGACTATGAACAGTTTGAGGAGAATAAGCAACTAAGCATCTTAGTGAACTGCTATAAGAAACTCTGCGAATACATAACGCAGACTCCACTGGCACGAGATATTATCCAGGCAGTTGATTGTTCTGCAGATCTTTTGGCTTTGCTTAAAGATGGATCACCACTCcatgaagagacagaaaaatcttcTGATACAGCCTTGGCTTTGTGTTTGACACATTCCCCAGTACCTTCAACCTCAGAACTCACAACTGATCCTCCAGCTAGTTTTACATCAATCCCTGAAAGCACACACAACATTGATCTTAGAGGTTCTGTTATCAACGGGTTGCCCAATTGTAATGGGCTTTCAGTAGATAAACTTGGAGTGAATATTCCTTCTCCTGAACACGCAAACACGATCGATGTCTGCAGCACTGGAGAGTATATAAAAACTGAAGATCTCTCTAGCAGCTTGCAGCCTGTGTGTGACACAGTTTCTACTAGTGACTTGTGTACGACAGGCATTGACATCTGCAGTTTCAGTGAAGATATAAAACCAGGTGGCTCGCTCCTCCTCAGCGTCGAGGAGGTTCTCCGGAGCTTAGAGACCGTTTCAAATACTGAAGTCTGTGATTCTAATTTGCAGCCCACCTTGGAAGCAAACATGACTAACGGccctttcctgcagctttctCCCCCACCTCTTAGCCATAACATTTTCATGTCCACAGATGCTTCTCCTCACGGAATCTCCTGTACAGCGGCGACGCCCAAGGTAgttaaattaaacagaaagcGGTCTCGATCAGAAAGCGACAGCGAGAAGGTGCAACCTCTACCCATTTCCAGCATCATCTGTGGCCCAACACTGGGGGCATCGGCTCCTGTAACagtgaaacaggaaaacaaaatgtctttgcaGCCTATTGCAACTGTACCTAATGGAGGCACTACTCCCAAAATAAGTAAAACTGTGCTCCTGTCtaacaaaagcatgaaaaagaatttaGAACATGCCCCTAAGAAATCTCACCCGAAAGCCAAACCAGGggtgctgaaaacaaaagacaaagcaaaggagaaagttCCTAGCAGTAATGTTATGCCAGGAAGCCCAACAAAAACTGTGTATAAAAAgccacaagaaaagaaagggtgTAAATGTGGTCGTGCCACCCAAAATCCAAGTGTTCTTACATGCCGTGGCCAACGCTGCCCTTGCTATTCTAACCGCAAAGCCTGCCTTGACTGCATATGCCGTGGCTGCCAAAACTCATACATGGCTAATGGGGAGAAGAAGCTGGAGGCATTTGCAGTGCCAGAAAAGGCCTTGGAGCAGACTAGGCTTACTTTGGGCATTAATGTGACAAGCATTGCGGTGCGCAATGCCAGCACAAGCACCAGTGTAATCAATGTGACAGGGTCACCAGTAACTACGTTTTTAGCTGCCAGTACACACGATGATAAAAGTTTGGATGAAGCTATAGACATGAGATACGACTGTTga
- the MSL2 gene encoding E3 ubiquitin-protein ligase MSL2 isoform X3: MMMKPSCSWCKDYEQFEENKQLSILVNCYKKLCEYITQTPLARDIIQAVDCSADLLALLKDGSPLHEETEKSSDTALALCLTHSPVPSTSELTTDPPASFTSIPESTHNIDLRGSVINGLPNCNGLSVDKLGVNIPSPEHANTIDVCSTGEYIKTEDLSSSLQPVCDTVSTSDLCTTGIDICSFSEDIKPGGSLLLSVEEVLRSLETVSNTEVCDSNLQPTLEANMTNGPFLQLSPPPLSHNIFMSTDASPHGISCTAATPKVVKLNRKRSRSESDSEKVQPLPISSIICGPTLGASAPVTVKQENKMSLQPIATVPNGGTTPKISKTVLLSNKSMKKNLEHAPKKSHPKAKPGVLKTKDKAKEKVPSSNVMPGSPTKTVYKKPQEKKGCKCGRATQNPSVLTCRGQRCPCYSNRKACLDCICRGCQNSYMANGEKKLEAFAVPEKALEQTRLTLGINVTSIAVRNASTSTSVINVTGSPVTTFLAASTHDDKSLDEAIDMRYDC, from the coding sequence ATGATGATGAAACCGTCATGTAGCTGGTGCAAGGACTATGAACAGTTTGAGGAGAATAAGCAACTAAGCATCTTAGTGAACTGCTATAAGAAACTCTGCGAATACATAACGCAGACTCCACTGGCACGAGATATTATCCAGGCAGTTGATTGTTCTGCAGATCTTTTGGCTTTGCTTAAAGATGGATCACCACTCcatgaagagacagaaaaatcttcTGATACAGCCTTGGCTTTGTGTTTGACACATTCCCCAGTACCTTCAACCTCAGAACTCACAACTGATCCTCCAGCTAGTTTTACATCAATCCCTGAAAGCACACACAACATTGATCTTAGAGGTTCTGTTATCAACGGGTTGCCCAATTGTAATGGGCTTTCAGTAGATAAACTTGGAGTGAATATTCCTTCTCCTGAACACGCAAACACGATCGATGTCTGCAGCACTGGAGAGTATATAAAAACTGAAGATCTCTCTAGCAGCTTGCAGCCTGTGTGTGACACAGTTTCTACTAGTGACTTGTGTACGACAGGCATTGACATCTGCAGTTTCAGTGAAGATATAAAACCAGGTGGCTCGCTCCTCCTCAGCGTCGAGGAGGTTCTCCGGAGCTTAGAGACCGTTTCAAATACTGAAGTCTGTGATTCTAATTTGCAGCCCACCTTGGAAGCAAACATGACTAACGGccctttcctgcagctttctCCCCCACCTCTTAGCCATAACATTTTCATGTCCACAGATGCTTCTCCTCACGGAATCTCCTGTACAGCGGCGACGCCCAAGGTAgttaaattaaacagaaagcGGTCTCGATCAGAAAGCGACAGCGAGAAGGTGCAACCTCTACCCATTTCCAGCATCATCTGTGGCCCAACACTGGGGGCATCGGCTCCTGTAACagtgaaacaggaaaacaaaatgtctttgcaGCCTATTGCAACTGTACCTAATGGAGGCACTACTCCCAAAATAAGTAAAACTGTGCTCCTGTCtaacaaaagcatgaaaaagaatttaGAACATGCCCCTAAGAAATCTCACCCGAAAGCCAAACCAGGggtgctgaaaacaaaagacaaagcaaaggagaaagttCCTAGCAGTAATGTTATGCCAGGAAGCCCAACAAAAACTGTGTATAAAAAgccacaagaaaagaaagggtgTAAATGTGGTCGTGCCACCCAAAATCCAAGTGTTCTTACATGCCGTGGCCAACGCTGCCCTTGCTATTCTAACCGCAAAGCCTGCCTTGACTGCATATGCCGTGGCTGCCAAAACTCATACATGGCTAATGGGGAGAAGAAGCTGGAGGCATTTGCAGTGCCAGAAAAGGCCTTGGAGCAGACTAGGCTTACTTTGGGCATTAATGTGACAAGCATTGCGGTGCGCAATGCCAGCACAAGCACCAGTGTAATCAATGTGACAGGGTCACCAGTAACTACGTTTTTAGCTGCCAGTACACACGATGATAAAAGTTTGGATGAAGCTATAGACATGAGATACGACTGTTga